The Elaeis guineensis isolate ETL-2024a chromosome 12, EG11, whole genome shotgun sequence sequence CCAGAAGGTCATCGACGCCCACGACGCGGGCGCCATCCGGAAGCGGCTCGAGGAGTACGAAGCCAAGCCCAAGATGTTCTACTACTCCGATGCCGGGTTTAACTGCGTGGCCGTGGGGAGCTCGCCGAGATTCAAGGTCTATGATGTGGATTTCGGATTCGGGCGGCCGGAGCGCGTGAGGGGTGGATCCAATAAcaagtttgatgggatggtgTACTTGTACCCCGGGAGGGAGGGGGGCAGGAGCATAGATGTTGAGCTTACGTTACAGAAAGAGGCCATGCAAAACCTGGAGAAGGATGGGGAGTTTCTCATGGTTGACGCAGCTTGATAGGGAAAGTTCCTCAAGCGTTATGTGCTTTAAAATTCTAGTAGTAGGTCTCGCTTGATGATTTGTTGTCTTCTATTTTCCTCCATGTTAGGGGGTATATGTCTATGTAGCTTGTTTAAGGACATGTTCCTTAGTAGTTATGTTGATGTGGGACCTCTTCTTAGAAGTTATGTATATGGACTAGTAGCTATGATTTGGGACCACCTAAATCATAATTCCATTGGACATGAATTTGATTGCACTGTTCCAGTTTGGGGCCTTGGATTTACGTACGTTTCAAGCATATTGCATGGTACTTTGCAAGCAAGGAATGAAACCAGTATAGTAGATTCCGATCCATCTTTCACTTGGAGAAGTAAATAATTAAAGAAGAATTTTGAAGTCATGTGTAATGCCACTATCTCTAACAAGCAGATGCGTGCTATTCTGGCTGCTTATGCTAtattacccttttttttttttttcccttttttttgagaaaacatgGATTAAAGTCCTTCGCTGCCAGTTACATTACATCCTAGTAAGTTTTGACAAGATCCAAATGCTTTTTGTTTACATACATATAAATGATAGAGTGGTCCCTAGTGTCGTGAGACATTGGCACCTAGATAATTCCTCATTTATATGAAGTTGATATGATGGATCAAACAGGATTCATTTTAACATGGATTAAAGTCCTCTGCTACTAATTACATTACATCCTCGACCTAGTAAGTTTTGACATGATCCAAatgttatgtatatatatatacacacacatataaatGATAGACTGGTCCTAAATGCCTTGAGACATTGGCGCCTAGATAATTCCTCATTTAAATTTGGGTGATATGATCGATCAAACaagatttattttatcaaaaaaaaaaaatgaaaatttgcATGTCATTTtgagcaaaatttttcttttctttgcacCCCTCCCTGTACGATCAAGCATCAGCTATCGATGGTGGTCCAAGATTTCAATACAAGGTCCAATGAATTAAAACAAACCAACTCAAAATAGCTTCATGCATTTCTTGTTTTTTTGTTTATATTAAGAAGATTAAGCATCCTAGGTCCCTTCATTTTGTTATGTCTAAGGGAGCTTGAAGGTCTGTCAAAAATTTAAGAGCCTCGTTGTGGTGGACCCTACCTTTGGGCCCAGGTTGACGAAATTGTTTAGGAATTATATATAGAAAATTACAGACTTTAAATAATTTTCCTACAATCTTTTTCTATAGTGgagtaaattgataaaaaaagattgATCCACAAGAAAACGCAAATCCGCGCACCAACCACCAATAACCATAACTGCATCGTCATGGCTCAGAAGATAACTTTTAAATAGATCCCAGAAGGCCAAGTCATTAAGTTTGTACGATCTGATACCAACTACATGTCATCACCAGTAACTGCTAATTTGTCAAAATGAGGCTAGATTGGGCTAATATTATGAGCTCCATGGACTCATTTAtagtaattaagtaatttaacaGAAGTTTTAATCgatgtaaaaataaaattttatattccgACGGAACGGACGATCTGACCGTctcattttgtaaaaaaataaaatttaaataaaatttaaatgctaaaatttatctatacaaaaaaaaaaattaaaaaataataaactaaaaaaataataaaaaaataaaaaaaataaaggacaTCAACCAAGATGCTTCACTAAGAGGACTGTTAAGATGGAATAGGATGGTGGGGTCATACCTTCGCCCAATGAGATATCTCTATTACTAAAAATATCACGATTCTAAAATTCAAACCTTTTCGAACCTTGAGCTTGTAGGATTTGACTATCGCTTCTTGAGTCAGTTTGTcccaatctttctttttattggAAAGGATCAAAGTGTTGGCAGCAGACTAGCTGGCACTCCAACCATGTAGTTTTAAAAAGTagataaatacataaaaaaataaacaaacaaattAATTAATAAAGTACGCAATCGTCGGTGCGCTAATGACCCGCaatttgttaccaaaaaaaaaagacccGCAATTTACCAAGAGCTTCTTCTCACGTGCGTTGCACGTGACCAAATAAAGCCCCGGCATCACATCTCATCGGGATCTGCGAGTTGCGTAGCTTTGTTCGATGGTATTTTTTTCGGTCCTGGAATTGGAGAGGAAACCGCCATTCTTGTTCCAACTCCTGGACCTTTTTCTTGCCGACACGCAGGGGTTTCTCTCTGAGGTACTCTAAACGTTCCTGGATTCGATTGAATGGATTTGGACTGATGTTCTCTATATTAAGATTTTTCTTTCCTGGGTTCTCTGTCCTATAATTTAGGGTTTGGTCGTTCTTGTTTTGGCGAGGAGATGAAAACTTTCGTTTTTTGACTGTTTGAATGCCTTCTTTTTTCGATTTTGACTGCTTAATTGGTTTGGATTGGATAACTAGAGTTTGATCTGCGTCAAGGTATCTTAGCGGGCTGTTTTTAATAGAGATGTGTATTTCTATATGCAGAAAAGATGATCGTTTAGCTTTTTATTCTGTAATTCTATCTACATGATTCTTATGGAAGATAGCCTTTCCTTTGCGCATCTATAATTTTGTGATTTTGCGCTCTGAGAACTTATATGTATTATTCTCTGTGTCTTTCACTTTTGATTCGCTTTAGAGAGTTTTGCCATGGAAGGCTTTCGTTTCGAGATATATTCTgtgtttttctttttcgcttgatTTTGAGAATTCAAGAATCTATTTTAATTCGTCTCCTGTGTGTTTCCTTTCGAATCTTCCTTTGTCAAGGTGTGTAATCTTCGACAAGAGTGCCATGTTCTGGTGGCAGTTTAGCATTTATTttcgtaagttttttttttttggtttcataTGTATACGTCATTTTCTTCTTCATGCTTTGTCCATCTCTATGTTtcttaagaaaataaaagaaggtATAAGAAAGTGCTTCCCGTGGCTAATTACATCCAAAAACTGAATCCCAAGCAACCCAAACAACCTTGCAGAACAAAGCAAGAACCAACACCTTAGAACAGGGCTAATCAAAACTAGTCCAAAATGGATACCAGAGCTTAGTTATTGCTTTATATTGGCCAATTTGATGGggtaagtgtgtgtgtgtgtgtgtgtctatatatatatatatatgtggtagttcattttatcattttaaaaggtCTAGAGCAATATGTTATTTTAGCTTGTTGGATGTGAATGCGTGGTTATCTTAAAGTTAGATGGCAAATTCATTTGCTTCTGGTTTTTTATTGCTATAGTCAAGTTCCTTATTTGATTTCTTCCTTTTGGTTGAAAAGAAGTTCATGGAAATTCCTTATTTTGTTTTCAAGTTTAACACCAGATGGTTCTTAAAGTCGTTTCATTTCAGGATTTTTTCATTTACTTGTTGCAGCTCTGATATATGATAGTCtttatgatcttttttttttttttggtggataaTTTCTTGATTGGTTGGGTTGCCAAATTTTATGCTTCTAAATGAAAGATGCTTTGTAAAATTTTGGGCAGTTGAAAAGCATGCACCCATGAAGTCTTCATCTCTTTCTACCTGAGTTTGATAAGCATATACTTATTAATTTCACCTTGTCTGTATTTTGTAAGTCTGATTCCAATGTGCTTAAGTTTTCTGTTTAGGTTGAGGGAAATGGGAGACAATGCGAAAGAGGGTGAGGAGAATTTGCCCAATGGAACTGACTGGGAGGTTGTTTCTCTTACTGCATCCACATATGCTGCTGCACCTGGTCCCAAACCTTTTGAGCCCACAGATGAGGGTATAAATAAGGACTTTGACAAAAATGAGCAAGGATTTCCTGACACTATGTTCATGTCCAGACACTTTATTTTCCCACCTGGCAAGACTGAGAATCTTCCAGTAGAACCGGACTACATTGAAATTCACAACAAATTCAAGGGCCAAGATGCAAGCCTTGTTGAGGAAGATGATAATGGACCCAAAAATGCCCCTGAAGAAAGTTGCATGAGTAAATCTGATGACAGCCTACATGGAATTCAGTTCTTTGATAATGGAAAGAGTCTCTCTGTTGGTGATATGGAGTTTGGGGAAGGCAAGGGATTGCAACGGTTAAGCTTGCATGGTGAAGAATCAGCCATATTTAATGCTTACCATGCTGAATCAGATATAAGCAGCTCGATTCTATGTAGTGAGAACAATGAAATTGCCAAGCACAATGATCTTTCTTGCCAAAATTCAGATTCTCCTTCGGATTTTACAAATGCTTCAGAGTTGAATGAAGAAAACAAAAAGGATGCCTCTCGCCTTCCATGTGAAGCATGGTGGAAAAGGAAGGCAGTACTTTTGTATAATCATGCAAAGGAAGGGAATGCATTTTGGTCTGTCTTTGTGGCTGCTGCTCTAATGGGGCTTGTGATTTTGGGGCAGCGTTGGCAGAGAGAAAAGTTGCAGATTCAGCAACTTAAATTACAGTTTAGAACCAACAATGAGGTATGTTGGCTTCTGTTTCAAGGATTTATGCCATGATGTGCTCAATAATTAAATGCTCTTTTATCCTTGTGTTCTTTTAACCATCCCTTTGTAGGCATTCAaacatcttttctttttgttagacaagcataaattttcttttaaaatcctTAATGCCCTTTACAATGTGTTGTATATAAGTGCCTTATTGAGTTGTGTAGGCTTTGTTGCAAGGAATCTGATGGTCAAGAGTGTGGCCCAGGAAAAAAACCTGAGTGAGGGAGATAGTCAAGGCTAGCTGATTTGATCCATTCTTCTGTGTGAATGGAAAGACAATAACTGAAGAG is a genomic window containing:
- the LOC105055611 gene encoding ATG8-interacting protein 1 isoform X1 is translated as MGFLFRLREMGDNAKEGEENLPNGTDWEVVSLTASTYAAAPGPKPFEPTDEGINKDFDKNEQGFPDTMFMSRHFIFPPGKTENLPVEPDYIEIHNKFKGQDASLVEEDDNGPKNAPEESCMSKSDDSLHGIQFFDNGKSLSVGDMEFGEGKGLQRLSLHGEESAIFNAYHAESDISSSILCSENNEIAKHNDLSCQNSDSPSDFTNASELNEENKKDASRLPCEAWWKRKAVLLYNHAKEGNAFWSVFVAAALMGLVILGQRWQREKLQIQQLKLQFRTNNEGISWTVGPISQFKGILVGEHQCNPLTCGDAVFNR
- the LOC105055611 gene encoding ATG8-interacting protein 1 isoform X3 yields the protein MGFLFRLREMGDNAKEGEENLPNGTDWEVVSLTASTYAAAPGPKPFEPTDEGINKDFDKNEQGFPDTMFMSRHFIFPPGKTENLPVEPDYIEIHNKFKGQDASLVEEDDNGPKNAPEESCMSKSDDSLHGIQFFDNGKSLSVGDMEFGEGKGLQRLSLHGEESAIFNAYHAESDISSSILCSENNEIAKHNDLSCQNSDSPSDFTNASELNEENKKDASRLPCEAWWKRKAVLLYNHAKEGNAFWSVFVAAALMGLVILGQRWQREKLQIQQLKLQFRTNNETSS
- the LOC105055611 gene encoding ATG8-interacting protein 1 isoform X2, which codes for MGDNAKEGEENLPNGTDWEVVSLTASTYAAAPGPKPFEPTDEGINKDFDKNEQGFPDTMFMSRHFIFPPGKTENLPVEPDYIEIHNKFKGQDASLVEEDDNGPKNAPEESCMSKSDDSLHGIQFFDNGKSLSVGDMEFGEGKGLQRLSLHGEESAIFNAYHAESDISSSILCSENNEIAKHNDLSCQNSDSPSDFTNASELNEENKKDASRLPCEAWWKRKAVLLYNHAKEGNAFWSVFVAAALMGLVILGQRWQREKLQIQQLKLQFRTNNEGISWTVGPISQFKGILVGEHQCNPLTCGDAVFNR